In Halodesulfovibrio sp. MK-HDV, the DNA window AAGGGCGCTGCCCTGCACCCGCAAGGGGGACGCCCCCTTGACCGCGATTTTATTGCGAGCAACTTTTACAAACTGCGCTTTCACGCGGCTTAAACCCACTGACTTGAACAAAAAAAGGGCTGTCCTACATAAATAGGACAGCTCTTCTCATTTTCGAAAGGTAGTGATGCATAAGCCGCGAGGTTACGTAAAAAATAAGCTTATCTCGCAGATAAAAGTCTTTGGAGAGTCCAGAGAAGCCTTTCTACAGAAAGGTTCTTTGGCCGCCGGAGGCTCGTCGAAGACCTGCCAGAGGCAAAAAAAGAAGCCCATGCCAATGCGTCGAAGGCAATCTCCTATAAATTATCAGGCGGCTCTACATCAGCGTCACTGTACGTGGTCATTTGATTGTAGGTGTTGCAGGCACAGCGCATGAGGAACAGCGCGAGGGGCACACCGCTGCCTTCGCCGAGCCGTAGGCCGAGATCATGAAGCGGATCGATATCTAGCTTGGCGAGAATTTTTTTGTGCCCTGCTTCGGCTGATGCGTGAGAGAAAAATGCGTAGTCTTTGATTGTCGGGCAAAGCTTCCATGCTGCTGTGTATGCTGCTGTTGCTATGAACCCGTCGAGGAGTACGAGCTGATTGTTCGCAGCTCCACCGAGGATGAGCCCTGCGAGGGCGGCAATTTCGTAACCACCGAGAGTTGCGAGGATGTCTACTGTATCGCCAGATTCTATTGTGGCTGAATGTAGAGAGAGCGCGCGTTCGATGACACGAGTTTTGCGTGTGACGCCTTCGGGATCAAGACCGCCGCCGGCACCTGTGATGTCTTGCGGGTGAAGATTCAGGTAGGCACAGTAAAGGGCTGTCGACGGGGTGGTGTTTGATACACCCATTTCGCCGGTACCAATGGCAGGACAACCTTCTGCGAGTGCCTTGTTTGCTAATGTGGCACCGATGAGCAGCGCTCGTAGACACATTTCACGGTTCATCGCTGGTGCTTTTGCGATATTTTGTGTGCCTTGGGCAATTTTGCATTGGATGAGTGACGGGTGGTTTGGGTAATCGCCACCTTTTGAGGCGAGGTCGACTACACAGAGCTCGGCACCGGCAGTGTTTGCCAGTACGTTTATGCCTGCACCGCCGTCACAGAAATTTTGTACCATCTGGCGCGTTACGTCTTGGGTGAAGGCTGAGACGCCTTCTTCATTTACGCCGTGGTCACCGGCTATGGCGTATATGCGTAACGGATCAGCGGCGATGCCCAGTGTCTTGTTTTGAATGCAGCACATGCGAACGGCGAGTTCTTCTAATTTGCCAAGGCTGCCTATGGGCTTTGTGAGATGATCAAGACGGTGGTTTGCTGCTGGACGCAGCGTGTCAGAAAC includes these proteins:
- the cobT gene encoding nicotinate-nucleotide--dimethylbenzimidazole phosphoribosyltransferase; its protein translation is MTSSLSDHTFKVEPVSTYENTAENEALLRDLLQKIKPVSDTLRPAANHRLDHLTKPIGSLGKLEELAVRMCCIQNKTLGIAADPLRIYAIAGDHGVNEEGVSAFTQDVTRQMVQNFCDGGAGINVLANTAGAELCVVDLASKGGDYPNHPSLIQCKIAQGTQNIAKAPAMNREMCLRALLIGATLANKALAEGCPAIGTGEMGVSNTTPSTALYCAYLNLHPQDITGAGGGLDPEGVTRKTRVIERALSLHSATIESGDTVDILATLGGYEIAALAGLILGGAANNQLVLLDGFIATAAYTAAWKLCPTIKDYAFFSHASAEAGHKKILAKLDIDPLHDLGLRLGEGSGVPLALFLMRCACNTYNQMTTYSDADVEPPDNL